AAGAACAGGGCTTCGAAGGCGAAGAGGGTAACGAGAACCAGGACGACGACGACGATTTCGCCGGCTCGTTCCGCCAGCCACAGCGCGTCCAACAGCAGCCGCAGCAACAAGCCCAGCCTCAACAGGCCCAGCCTCAACAGGCCCGCGACAATCGCGGCAATGAGGATCGCCCACGGGAAAGCCGCCCCCGTGAAGACCGTCCGCGTGACGATCGTCCCCGCGACGATCGGCCTCGTGAAGATCGTCCCCGTTCGTCATCATATCAACGCGACGACCGTACTCGCGATACGCAGCGTGATGATCGGCCGCGCGAACAGCCACAGCGCGAAACGCAGCAGCAACCACGCGACGAAAACTTGCGCGATGAGCAGCCGCGTGAAAACCGTCCTCGCGAAAACCGCGTTCGTCGCGACTATGGTGACGAAGATCGTGGTAATCGCGCTCCGTCCTTAGCACCGCAGACAGACGTCCGTCCTGAAGCAAACTCGGAAGCCATTACCCCCGCACCGCGTGCCGTGCGGCGTCCCCGGGCTCAGCCTGTCGTCAGAAATCAGGATAACGACGATGGCGAAGCGCGCCTCGACATCGGCGTATTGCCGCCAGCCTTCAGCATCCCGCCATCGATAGTCGCGGAACCTACACCAGTTGTTGCGGCAAAGACCGAAGGTGAAGTTGTGGTCGAGCCTCGGCGTCGCGGTCGTCCTCGCAAGGTTCCGATTGAAGCGCCCGCTGAAAGCTGACGCCGATCAGGCAGGCAATACGCGTGGGCGGAAATTCTCGTCCAGCGCGACGAAAGTGAAAACGCCGCTGGTCACCTTGACTTCCTCGGCTCCTCCGTTCCGGCTGGCCACGACGTCCAGCCGGATCGCGATCGAGGTCCGCCCTCGCCTTTCAACTTTTGCATAGATCGAAATGATGTCGGTCAGCAGGATTGGTGCCAGGAACTCCATCGTCTCGATCGCGACGGTAGCCGTTCGTCCCTGCGCGATCCTGCCTGCGACGATGCCGCCCGCAGAGTCCATCTGACTGAGGACCCAGCCTCCAAAAATATGACCATTCGAATTTATGTCACCGGGTTTGGGAATAACGCGGAGAATGGGCTGTTCGGAAATCACTGATGGTCCTCGTCGAACCGATCACGCACATCTTCGTCATGGCCGGAACCCGAACTTAGGAAGACTAATCCCATCAGTGTTGCAGCCAGCAAGACTGTAAAAAACACCCCCAGTGTTGTGGCGATTGCCATGTGAATGGGTACCGTGCCGAGCACGATCTTCATAATCAGCAGCCCAATCGCAGCGGTAGCGAACGAAGCCGCCCCCATCCACTTCATCAGGCGCTTGTATCGAGCCAGCGCAAAAGAGGAGATTCCGGGGTTGGCCGGGGCGGGGTTGTCGATGTCATGACCAGTCATTGCTTTCATTTGGGCCGCAAGCGTGGAATCATCAAGCGCAAGCGATCCAATAGAGTCGAAGAGGAGCCGGTAATGACGATCAGCGCGATTCTGAGTTCCAAGGGCGATGAGGTTATTGCTGTGTCCAGCGACGCTCTTGTTGCCGACGCGGTAAAGCTGTTCGCGGAGCGCCGGATCGGCGCGGTCCCTGTAATAGATAAGGGGAATGTCGTCGGAATTTTTTCCGAACGCGACGTTGTTTATTCGCTTGCCCGGATAGGAGGCCGCGCCTTGGATCAGCGGGTTGGCGATGTCATGACCTCCCCCGCCCTGACCGTCGCTCCGGGGGACCCGGTAATGGCGGCATTGTCTTTGATGACACGCCGGCGTGTGCGCCACTTGCCGGTAATCGATAACGGCAAAACGATAGGCTTCGTGTCTATCGGCGATTTGGTCAAATACCGGATCGACCGCATCGAAACTGAAGCCGCCGCGATGCGAGACTATATAGCGAGTTGATTTTTCGATGACGAACGCTGCCGTCTCAGCAGTGCCCATGCCAGCCTGAACGCGCGAATAGGTGCGCCGAAAGTGGTAAGGCGCGCGACCGTTCGCCACATTTTCTCAGGCCTGGCGCCGCCCTTCACTTGCTCCAGCAATAGGGCAAATCCTTCACCGCGCATCGCGGTCGGTGAATAGAGTATCCCGCGAGCTGTTTTTTCTCGAACGTTATCGCTCGTGCCGGGGCGCCGGAACAGTGCATCCAACTCATGAATAGGCGGGAGGACATTTAGATTGTCGGTGGGATCAGGCCGTTTGGCGATCCGCTCGACATGAGCTTCCCACGCGACGGCTGCTCCGATCTGTTGCGTCAGCGCGTGACGATTGCTGACCTGGCTTGCACTTTGTCGATAAAGAATCAGTCGCTCTGGCAGACTGGTCAAGCGGGTGACCTCTGAAAGCCGCAGCCAAAGGTCGTAATCTTCGCAGTGAAGGAAGGCTGCGTGATACCCGCCGACCGATCGGACGACGTCGCGCCGCATCACGACAGAAGGATGGCACAAGGGCGGACCATTTTTCAGGTCGGCAACCACGGCATCTGGATCGGTAACATTGTCGAAACGACGAAGGCCGGGCCGACCGCGTTCGTCGATCGTGTCCGCACCGGTTCCGAGCACGCCAATCTCTGGATGAGCATCAAGATAAGCTACCTGCTGGTCAAATCGAGTGGGGAGGGCAATGTCGTCGCCATCCATCCTGCCTATTAAAGGAGCGCGGGCCTGAGCGATCATGAGGTTCAAACTATAGATCAATCCGTGATTCGCCTGATGAATGGCGCGAATCCGGCGATCCTGTTTTGCGAATCGATCGATGATCATCCCCGAATCGTCGGTCGATCCGTCATTGACGATTAGAAACTCGAAATCTTCGAACGTCTGCGTGAGAATGCTTTCGATCGCCAACGATAGGTATGCAGCATCATTGAAAACGCTCATCGTCACAGTCAGGCGGGGATCGATCATGCCGGAAACCTAATTATTACAGTGTTTAAGCGCAGATTGATTCTGCCGATGAATGACCATAGCGCAGGTCGGTGAATAACCCTTTACGCAAGAGGGCAGCGGAGGCGTTGGGGCGTCTGAAAGTTTTATGACGGATTCTTTGCAGATTGATGTTGACGGCTTTGCGGGTGGCTTCTAGAGGAGGGGCATCGAGACGGTGAGCGGTTAGTTCACTGGTTCGGTTAGCGAGATCAGCAGGCGCCCGGTCCTCCCGGTAAAACGGGGGTGGATTTGGCGTCGGCATTTTGCGCTCTTTCTCATTGTTGGTAAAGATGAAGGGACATGTGGGCAGCGGCTCCAGGTCCGACGGTTTTAAGGCGTCGGTTGCTTGGTTAAATTAGTCGTTACTCACAAGTCCTTTATATGTATTCCATACGTAAAAATGATTTGTGCAGAGCGATCCTTGAAATGGACGTCTTGCTCTGGGGAATTCCACCCGGGAGTGAGATTGGACATCAAACTTGAGAGTTTGATCCTGGCTCAGAATGAACGCTGGCGGCATGCCTAACACATGCAAGTCGAACGAGATTGTGACTTCGGTTGCAGTCTAGTGGCGCACGGGTGCGTAACGCGTGGGAATCTACCCTTGGGTTCGGAATAACAGTGAGAAATTACTGCTAATACCGGATAATGACGTAAGTCCAAAGATTTATCGCCCAAGGATGAGCCCGCGTAAGATTAGCTAGTTGGTGGGGTAAAGGCCTACCAAGGCGACGATCTTTAGCTGGTCTGAGAGGATGATCAGCCACACTGGGACTGAGACACGGCCCAGACTCCTACGGGAGGCAGCAGTGGGGAATATTGGACAATGGGCGAAAGCCTGATCCAGCAATGCCGCGTGAGTGATGAAGGCCTTAGGGTTGTAAAGCTCTTTTACCCGGGAAGATAATGACTGTACCGGGAGAATAAGCCCCGGCTAACTCCGTGCCAGCAGCCGCGGTAATACGGAGGGGGCTAGCGTTATTCGGAATTACTGGGCGTAAAGCGTACGTAGGCGGTGGTTCAAGTCAGAGGTGAAAGCCCGGAGCTCAACTCCGGAACTGCCTTTGAAACTAGATCGCTAGAACATCGGAGAGGTAAGTGGAATTCCGAGTGTAGAGGTGAAATTCGTAGATATTCGGAAGAACACCAGTGGCGAAGGCGGCTTACTGGACGATTGTTGACGCTGAGGTACGAAAGCGTGGGGAGCAAACAGGATTAGATACCCTGGTAGTCCACGCCGTAAACGATGATAACTAGCTGTTGGGCCTCATAGAGGCTCAGTGGCGCAGCTAACGCATTAAGTTATCCGCCTGGGGAGTACGGTCGCAAGATTAAAACTCAAAGGAATTGACGGGGGCCTGCACAAGCGGTGGAGCATGTGGTTTAATTCGAAGCAACGCGCAGAACCTTACCAGCGTTTGACATGGTAGGACGACTTCCAGAGATGGATTTCTTCCCTTCGGGGACCTACACACAGGTGCTGCATGGCTGTCGTCAGCTCGTGTCGTGAGATGTTGGGTTAAGTCCCGCAACGAGCGCAACCCTCGCCTTTAGTTACCATCATTTAGTTGGGGACTCTAAAGGAACCGCCGGTGATAAGCCGGAGGAAGGTGGGGATGACGTCAAGTCCTCATGGCCCTTACGCGCTGGGCTACACACGTGCTACAATGGCGACTACAGTGGGTTGCAAACTCGCAAGGGTGAGCTAATCTCCAAAAGTCGTCTCAGTTCGGATTGTTCTCTGCAACTCGAGAGCATGAAGGCGGAATCGCTAGTAATCGCGGATCAGCATGCCGCGGTGAATACGTTCCCAGGCCTTGTACACACCGCCCGTCACACCATGGGAGTTGGTTTCACCCGAAGGCAGTGCTCTAACTCAGCAATGAGAGGAAGCTGACCACGGTGGGATCAGCGACTGGGGTGAAGTCGTAACAAGGTAGCCGTAGGGGAACCTGCGGCTGGATCACCTCCTTTCTAAGGATTACGGCGGAAAGCGCTGAACCCCAGATTTCGGTTTGCGTTTCAGAAGAGCTTCCTCCTGTCCAAAGAACATTTGCCGCTGTCCTCATGTCCCTTCATCCTGGAAAACACTTGGCGCTGGCCAGGGTCATTCACCGTTTATTTGGTGGCGATCTTGACCAGCTTTGAGTGTCAGCCTGAGCTGGCTCACACCGCCTCGCGGCCCATTGGGTCAGTGGGGCAGGTATGGGGCCGGTAGCTCAGGTGGTTAGAGCGCACGCCTGATAAGCGTGAGGTCGTAGGTTCAACTCCTACTCGGCCCACCATGCATGTCTGTCAGGCACAATTGGTCGGGGGCCTTAGCTCAGTTGGGAGAGCGGTAGCTTTGCAAGCTTCAGGTCAACGGTTCGATCCCGTTAGGCTCCACCATTTGCTCAAGTCGTCGGATCACCGATGATGTGAGTACCTAATTTTTCCAGAGATGAAGACATCAGTTTCACAGCTGCCCGAGGGTAGCTGTGAATTTGGGGGATTTGCCCCCGCTTTGACATTGTGAATGGGTTCTTAAAATCGATGCCGTGGCAGCATATGGTTCAAGCAATTGAATGATTTGTTGTTACTAAATTAAAGGCTGAGATTTTTTATCCGTATCGTCGCGGCAGCGTGGCCGAGTGGTCATTTGTTCTTAGGAGCAAATGTCACCAGCGCTGTCGTTGGTGGTGCGGACTCTCAAGCGTGAGGTAAGGGTATTTCGTGGATGCCTTGGCATGCACAGGCGATGAAGGACGTGGCACGCTGCGATAAGCTGTGGTGAGGTGTGAGCAACCTTTGACCCACAGATTTCCGAATGGGGAAACCCACCTTCATCAATTAATTCTGTTCTGAGTTTACTCAGTGCAGTTTTAATTGATTAAAAGGTATCACCGAAGTGAATAAAATAGCTTTGGTGAAGCGAACCCGGGGAACTGAAACATCTCAGTACCTGGAGGAAAAGACATCAACCGAGATTCCGTTAGTAGTGGCGAGCGAACGCGGACCAGGCCAATGCCTGTTGTTTAATTAGCAGAACAGTTTGGAAAGTCTGACCATAGCGGGTGACAGTCCCGTATGCGAAAATGAAACAACAGGATTCGAGTAGGGCGGGACACGTGTAATCCTGTCTGAACATGGGGGACCACCCTCCAAGCCTAAATACTCGTGCATGACCGATAGTGAACTAGTACCGTGAGGGAAAGGTGAAAAGCACCCCGATTAGGGGAGTGAAACAGTACCTGAAACGGAATACCTACAATCAGTTGGAGCCTCTTTATGGGGTGACAGCGTACCTCTTGTATAATGGGTCTGTGACTTAATGTATCAAGCAAGCTTAAGCCGTTAGGTGTAGGCGCAGCGAAAGCGAGTCTGAATAGGGCGACTGAGTTTGATGCATTAGACCCGAAACCCGGCGATCTAGGCATGACCAGGATGAAGGTGCAGTAACATGCACTGGAGGTCCGAACCGATTAACGTTGAAAAGTTACCG
This genomic stretch from Sphingomonas paeninsulae harbors:
- a CDS encoding DUF4167 domain-containing protein; amino-acid sequence: MINNRQQSGRRRGRGGQRQNNPGGNNSGGGRGPESGNRIDNRARGNAAQLLEKYKTLARDAQQAGDRVLTEYYLQFADHYFRVLSETRARYEENNPTRARQEFGNEEQGFEGEEGNENQDDDDDFAGSFRQPQRVQQQPQQQAQPQQAQPQQARDNRGNEDRPRESRPREDRPRDDRPRDDRPREDRPRSSSYQRDDRTRDTQRDDRPREQPQRETQQQPRDENLRDEQPRENRPRENRVRRDYGDEDRGNRAPSLAPQTDVRPEANSEAITPAPRAVRRPRAQPVVRNQDNDDGEARLDIGVLPPAFSIPPSIVAEPTPVVAAKTEGEVVVEPRRRGRPRKVPIEAPAES
- a CDS encoding acyl-CoA thioesterase translates to MISEQPILRVIPKPGDINSNGHIFGGWVLSQMDSAGGIVAGRIAQGRTATVAIETMEFLAPILLTDIISIYAKVERRGRTSIAIRLDVVASRNGGAEEVKVTSGVFTFVALDENFRPRVLPA
- a CDS encoding CBS domain-containing protein, with product MTISAILSSKGDEVIAVSSDALVADAVKLFAERRIGAVPVIDKGNVVGIFSERDVVYSLARIGGRALDQRVGDVMTSPALTVAPGDPVMAALSLMTRRRVRHLPVIDNGKTIGFVSIGDLVKYRIDRIETEAAAMRDYIAS
- a CDS encoding glycosyltransferase; the protein is MIDPRLTVTMSVFNDAAYLSLAIESILTQTFEDFEFLIVNDGSTDDSGMIIDRFAKQDRRIRAIHQANHGLIYSLNLMIAQARAPLIGRMDGDDIALPTRFDQQVAYLDAHPEIGVLGTGADTIDERGRPGLRRFDNVTDPDAVVADLKNGPPLCHPSVVMRRDVVRSVGGYHAAFLHCEDYDLWLRLSEVTRLTSLPERLILYRQSASQVSNRHALTQQIGAAVAWEAHVERIAKRPDPTDNLNVLPPIHELDALFRRPGTSDNVREKTARGILYSPTAMRGEGFALLLEQVKGGARPEKMWRTVARLTTFGAPIRAFRLAWALLRRQRSSSKNQLAI